Proteins encoded together in one Chitinophaga lutea window:
- a CDS encoding undecaprenyl-phosphate glucose phosphotransferase, with amino-acid sequence MLNRYLKICLIQIIVADFVFLNAIFFIAGFQVRQYDLQEHTGADAFLLVSNIAWAVSLYTTGIFAVSQGLSYERMARKTVQAIVLYLLVLLGFLFLYGHLYSRFFVMMYCALFIIAVILSRLVFSWITNSLLKSKNIERKMVILGYNDMSKKLADNLLAEKSNLKFEGYFEEYHKVQELSYYPVIGNLRDCVPYAKSNNIREIYSTLSPEQHPYLYTLAYEAEQHFIHFRFVPDFKMFVNRQIYVDYHNDIPIISLRSEPLDDIANRIRKRLFDLLFSSLVTVFLLSWLIPLLALLIKLESRGPVFFVQHRTGRDNKTFRCLKLRSMYVNRDANEKQATRNDKRFTRIGRILRKTNLDEIPQFLNVLAGDMSVIGPRPHMLKHTEEYSRIIQQYMIRHYLKPGISGWAQVNGYRGEITEESHLRKRVEYDIWYMEHWSVYLDLRIIFLTVANTIRGEKNAF; translated from the coding sequence ATGCTGAACCGATATCTTAAGATCTGCCTCATCCAGATCATTGTGGCGGATTTCGTTTTCCTGAACGCCATCTTCTTTATAGCCGGCTTCCAGGTAAGGCAGTACGACCTCCAGGAGCATACCGGCGCAGACGCTTTCCTGCTCGTATCGAACATCGCGTGGGCCGTTTCCCTGTATACCACCGGCATCTTTGCCGTGAGCCAGGGGCTTTCCTATGAAAGGATGGCCCGAAAAACCGTGCAGGCCATCGTGCTGTACCTGCTCGTCCTGCTCGGCTTCCTGTTCCTCTACGGCCATTTGTATTCCCGTTTTTTTGTGATGATGTACTGCGCCCTGTTCATTATCGCGGTCATCCTCAGCAGGCTCGTATTTTCCTGGATCACCAATTCCCTGCTCAAAAGCAAGAACATCGAGCGGAAGATGGTGATACTGGGATATAACGACATGTCGAAAAAACTGGCGGACAACCTGCTGGCCGAAAAAAGCAACCTGAAGTTCGAAGGGTACTTCGAAGAATACCATAAAGTACAGGAGCTGTCGTATTACCCGGTAATCGGCAACCTCCGCGACTGTGTGCCGTACGCCAAGTCCAACAACATCCGGGAGATCTATTCCACCCTGTCGCCCGAGCAGCATCCGTACCTGTACACGCTCGCGTATGAGGCGGAGCAGCATTTCATTCACTTCCGGTTTGTGCCGGACTTCAAGATGTTCGTGAACCGGCAGATCTACGTGGATTATCATAACGACATCCCCATCATTTCCCTGCGTTCCGAACCGCTCGACGACATCGCCAACCGCATCCGCAAAAGGCTGTTCGACCTGCTGTTCAGCTCGCTGGTGACGGTATTCCTCCTGAGCTGGCTCATTCCGCTGCTCGCGCTGCTGATCAAACTCGAATCCCGCGGGCCCGTGTTTTTCGTACAGCACCGCACCGGCCGCGACAATAAAACGTTCCGCTGCCTGAAGCTGCGCAGCATGTATGTGAACAGGGACGCGAACGAAAAGCAGGCCACGCGGAACGACAAACGGTTCACCCGCATCGGGCGCATCCTCCGTAAAACGAACCTCGACGAGATCCCCCAGTTCCTCAACGTGCTGGCGGGCGACATGTCCGTGATCGGCCCGCGCCCCCACATGCTGAAACATACCGAGGAATACTCCCGCATCATTCAGCAGTATATGATCCGCCACTACCTGAAACCGGGTATCAGCGGATGGGCGCAGGTAAACGGCTACCGCGGCGAGATCACCGAAGAAAGCCACCTGCGCAAAAGAGTGGAATACGACATCTGGTACATGGAGCACTGGTCGGTTTACCTCGACCTTCGTATCATATTTTTAACGGTGGCTAACACCATAAGAGGAGAAAAAAATGCGTTCTGA
- a CDS encoding WcaI family glycosyltransferase, translating to MHNKRVLLIGGNYAPEQTGIGKYNGEMMQWLVNNGYDCTVITSYPYYPQWQVQEPYRKGSKWYTTEKAFGGRLTIFRCPQYVPAEPSGKKRILLDASFWLSAFFKLVQLLPGKKYDIVISVVPAFHLGLLAVLYKKLRGARFLYHIQDLQIEAARDLQMIKSGRVINMLLGLEKYILKRADVVSSISDGMMKRIQEKTGKDVLFFPNWVDTGLFHPLDGRAALKQEYGFAPTDTIFLYSGAIGEKQGLEAILYAAQANTGVQFLICGSGPYKTNLQAKAEELQLANVYFMPLQPFETFNRFLNMADVHLVIQKAGASDLVMPSKLTTILAVGGLALITANPGSGLYELVHRHQMGILVDAENQQALNEGVRRAAEGNVEALVRNARAYAASNLAIGGVMARFEETVVQSNLTHYAEPIS from the coding sequence ATGCATAATAAAAGAGTCTTACTGATTGGCGGTAACTACGCCCCGGAGCAAACCGGTATCGGCAAATACAACGGTGAAATGATGCAATGGCTGGTCAATAACGGGTACGACTGCACGGTGATCACCTCCTACCCTTATTACCCGCAATGGCAGGTGCAGGAGCCGTACCGCAAAGGCAGCAAATGGTACACCACCGAAAAAGCCTTCGGCGGCAGGCTCACCATCTTCCGCTGCCCGCAATACGTGCCCGCCGAGCCTTCCGGTAAAAAGCGGATCCTGCTCGACGCCTCTTTCTGGCTGTCGGCGTTCTTCAAGCTGGTGCAGCTGCTGCCCGGCAAAAAGTACGACATCGTCATCTCCGTGGTGCCCGCCTTCCACCTCGGCCTGCTGGCCGTGCTGTACAAAAAACTGCGGGGCGCCCGCTTCCTCTACCACATCCAGGATTTGCAGATAGAGGCCGCCCGCGACCTGCAGATGATCAAATCAGGCCGCGTGATCAACATGCTGCTGGGCCTCGAAAAATACATCCTGAAAAGGGCCGACGTGGTGAGCAGTATTTCAGACGGCATGATGAAAAGGATACAGGAAAAAACCGGCAAAGACGTGCTGTTTTTCCCCAACTGGGTAGACACCGGCCTGTTCCATCCCCTCGACGGCAGGGCCGCGCTGAAACAGGAATACGGCTTCGCCCCCACGGATACTATCTTCCTGTATTCCGGCGCCATCGGGGAAAAACAGGGGCTCGAAGCCATCCTGTATGCGGCGCAGGCCAATACCGGCGTGCAGTTCCTGATCTGCGGCTCCGGGCCGTATAAAACGAACCTGCAGGCGAAGGCGGAAGAACTGCAATTGGCCAACGTGTATTTCATGCCCCTGCAGCCTTTCGAAACATTCAACCGTTTTCTCAATATGGCCGATGTGCACCTGGTGATACAGAAGGCCGGCGCCAGCGACCTGGTGATGCCCTCGAAGCTCACCACCATCCTGGCCGTGGGCGGCCTGGCCCTCATCACGGCCAACCCTGGTTCCGGCCTGTACGAGCTCGTGCACCGGCACCAGATGGGTATCCTCGTGGATGCCGAAAACCAGCAGGCCCTCAACGAAGGCGTCCGCCGGGCCGCAGAAGGCAACGTAGAAGCGCTGGTGCGCAACGCCAGGGCCTACGCCGCCAGCAACCTGGCCATCGGCGGCGTGATGGCCAGGTTCGAAGAAACCGTTGTTCAATCCAATTTAACACACTATGCTGAACCGATATCTTAA
- a CDS encoding tyrosine-protein phosphatase — translation MRSDNFEIYRQDMHSHLLPGLDDGVKTTEDALSFIRQLGALGYTKLITTPHIMSGLYNNGPDTILPALDRLRAAALEAGITTELDAAAEYLMDDYFESLLNGREQLLTINGQYILVEFSFVALPFNYRTIFFNLKMAGYEPILAHPERYMYLHHDLDFYHELHEAGVQLQVNILSLYGYYGSRVQKMALQLLDAGLVAFTGTDLHHQRHMDVLGGKPLDAGLRAKLAGGVIKNELL, via the coding sequence ATGCGTTCTGACAATTTTGAGATCTACCGGCAGGATATGCATTCGCACCTGCTCCCCGGGCTCGACGACGGGGTGAAGACCACCGAAGACGCCCTCTCGTTCATCCGGCAGCTGGGCGCGCTGGGTTATACCAAACTGATCACCACGCCGCACATCATGTCCGGCTTATACAATAACGGCCCGGACACGATTCTGCCCGCGCTCGACCGGCTGCGGGCCGCCGCCCTGGAGGCCGGCATCACCACGGAACTGGACGCGGCGGCCGAATACCTGATGGACGATTATTTCGAATCGCTCCTCAACGGGCGGGAGCAGCTGCTCACCATCAACGGGCAGTACATCCTGGTGGAGTTTTCGTTTGTGGCGCTGCCGTTCAACTACCGCACCATTTTCTTCAACCTGAAAATGGCCGGCTACGAGCCGATACTCGCCCACCCGGAGCGGTACATGTACCTGCACCACGACCTCGACTTTTACCACGAGCTGCATGAGGCGGGCGTGCAGCTGCAGGTGAACATTCTGTCGCTTTACGGCTATTACGGCAGCCGGGTGCAGAAGATGGCCCTGCAGCTGCTGGATGCCGGGCTGGTGGCCTTTACCGGCACCGACCTGCACCACCAGCGCCATATGGACGTGCTCGGCGGCAAGCCGCTCGATGCCGGGCTCCGTGCAAAACTTGCCGGCGGCGTTATAAAAAATGAACTGTTATAA
- a CDS encoding LacI family DNA-binding transcriptional regulator, giving the protein MKKGVTIKDIAKKLHMSVSTVSKALNNDPSISALTSERVKALAQELNYVPNEAARHFKLSRTFTLGLIIPDILDQYYAFAINGVEAVAEQRGYHVILSQSHEDVATEQKIVDVMVRHRVDGVIVSVTKNTVDMQPFRKLLQMGIPVVCIGREPKGGMFDFVTSDNHEGGFAATDFLIKKGHRHIAHLMGPEGMRTSHARYEGYKAALEANGIPFREELVKAVDLTPEGTYRAMEELLQLAEPPTGIFTFKNYITLEALHYLKTQRPELLEKIGFTGFGNLPILHYLDHKPLASIEESSFEIGEEAARILFERMSEKDEEEPTQYHSRQLPCRLVVHDHL; this is encoded by the coding sequence ATGAAAAAGGGGGTAACGATCAAGGATATAGCGAAGAAACTGCATATGTCGGTTTCTACGGTGTCGAAGGCCTTGAACAACGATCCGTCGATCAGTGCATTGACGAGCGAGCGGGTGAAGGCGCTGGCGCAGGAGCTGAACTACGTGCCCAATGAGGCGGCGCGGCATTTCAAGCTGAGCAGGACGTTCACGCTGGGGCTCATCATCCCTGACATCCTGGATCAATATTATGCCTTCGCGATCAACGGCGTGGAGGCGGTGGCGGAGCAGCGGGGATATCATGTGATCCTTTCGCAGTCGCACGAAGACGTGGCCACGGAGCAGAAGATCGTGGATGTGATGGTGCGCCACCGGGTAGACGGGGTGATCGTATCGGTCACCAAAAACACGGTAGACATGCAGCCGTTCCGCAAGCTGCTGCAGATGGGCATTCCCGTGGTATGCATCGGTCGCGAGCCGAAAGGGGGGATGTTCGATTTTGTGACGTCGGATAACCATGAAGGCGGTTTCGCCGCCACGGATTTCCTCATCAAAAAAGGCCACCGGCATATTGCGCACCTGATGGGGCCGGAAGGCATGCGCACCAGCCACGCGCGTTATGAAGGGTACAAAGCGGCGCTGGAGGCCAACGGCATCCCGTTCCGGGAAGAGCTGGTGAAGGCGGTGGACCTTACGCCCGAAGGCACCTACCGGGCGATGGAAGAGCTGCTGCAGTTGGCTGAACCACCTACGGGCATTTTTACTTTCAAGAATTATATTACGCTGGAAGCGCTGCATTACCTGAAAACGCAGCGGCCGGAACTGCTGGAAAAGATCGGGTTTACCGGTTTCGGCAACCTGCCCATCCTGCATTACCTCGATCATAAACCGCTGGCCTCGATCGAAGAAAGTTCGTTCGAGATCGGGGAGGAAGCGGCGCGCATTTTGTTTGAGCGGATGTCGGAAAAGGACGAGGAAGAGCCCACACAATACCACAGCAGGCAATTACCCTGCCGCCTGGTAGTGCACGATCACCTGTAA
- a CDS encoding ATP-binding protein, whose protein sequence is MISSSTGASKFPENKGLIEDVFHEIRSILSGILSSVELIELYGSGQASTEKNGEKINRQAGAIKSQVIELEFLLQNVRIIQHILNNSLTSKRAPTKIALLLKNVVDDDRYAPLFADWVSYNVKDNREVAYVDEFLVKQLLLNMLFRMQRNSVAQDRPQLSITFEKDLVELKGIYTANANDHSLSSSIKTFHSDSLQAYLDQRICSLIAYVAELHDGRFDITALPDGKIEMLVTIPYDVN, encoded by the coding sequence ATGATTTCTTCTTCAACGGGAGCAAGTAAATTTCCTGAAAACAAGGGGTTAATTGAAGATGTTTTCCATGAAATCAGGTCCATTCTCTCCGGGATTTTATCCAGTGTTGAGCTGATCGAACTATATGGTTCGGGGCAGGCCAGCACGGAAAAAAACGGTGAAAAGATCAACCGGCAGGCCGGTGCGATCAAGTCGCAGGTGATTGAACTGGAATTTCTTTTACAGAATGTGCGCATCATACAGCACATCCTGAATAACTCCCTCACTTCGAAAAGGGCGCCGACGAAAATTGCGCTGCTGCTGAAAAACGTGGTGGACGACGACCGGTATGCCCCGCTTTTTGCGGACTGGGTGAGCTATAACGTGAAAGATAACCGCGAGGTGGCGTATGTGGATGAGTTCCTGGTCAAACAGCTGCTGCTGAACATGCTGTTCCGCATGCAGCGCAACAGCGTGGCGCAGGACCGGCCGCAGCTCTCCATCACCTTTGAAAAAGATCTCGTGGAGCTCAAAGGCATTTATACCGCCAATGCCAACGACCACTCCCTTTCCTCTTCCATTAAAACGTTCCATTCAGACAGCCTCCAGGCCTACCTCGACCAGCGCATCTGCAGCCTCATCGCCTACGTGGCCGAGCTGCACGACGGGCGTTTCGACATCACCGCCCTTCCCGACGGCAAAATCGAAATGCTGGTGACCATTCCGTACGATGTGAATTGA
- a CDS encoding type IA DNA topoisomerase translates to MKVCIAEKPSVARDIAEILGAKQRKDGYYEGNGYQVTWTFGHFCTLKEPHDYVAGWKTWSLGDLPIIPNHFGIKLIENSGVQKQFKVIETLVHQCEEVINCGDAGQEGELIQRWVLLKAKCPAPVKRLWISSLTEEAIREGFNKLKDAAQYDNLYAAGSARAIGDWLLGMNATRLFTKKFGDGKAVLSIGRVQTPTLAMIVARQKEINAFVSEEYWELKTIYRKTEFTATIDRIKQIDRANKGLAYLKEHPFEITSFERKEGKEGNPRLFDLTALQVEANKKYAFSADETLKHIQNLYEKKLVTYPRVDTTYLSEDLHPKIAGILQDMTPYKALIAPLLQQPIPKLKTVFDDKKVTDHHAIIPTGMYPENLPLDEKRVYDLVARRFIAAFYPECKIANTTVLGKVGQVEFKATGKQILEPGWKEVYANDAPAQKEGEEEEEKEKILPVFEVGESGPHEPRVHKGKTTPPKPFTEATLLRAMETAGKQVEDEEMRELLKDNGIGRPSTRANIIETLFRRKYIEKKKKNIFATQTGIDLIDTIHNELLKSPELTGNWERKLRLIEKGEYQMETFKQELVQMVVELTHEVKNNAGRTISIAAEKPAAPAKEEKEKAPKKTVEELQCPKCKTRLLKKGNTAYGCANFSVCGFKVPFEVFGKKLSEKQVTDLVTKGKTGKIKGLKAGEGEVEGKLALDGGFNLIVEQ, encoded by the coding sequence ATGAAAGTATGCATTGCTGAAAAGCCAAGCGTGGCAAGGGATATAGCCGAAATTCTGGGTGCGAAGCAACGGAAAGACGGGTATTATGAAGGGAACGGGTACCAGGTGACCTGGACCTTCGGGCATTTCTGCACCCTCAAGGAGCCGCACGATTATGTGGCCGGCTGGAAAACCTGGAGCCTGGGCGACCTGCCCATCATCCCGAACCATTTCGGCATCAAGCTGATCGAAAATTCGGGTGTGCAGAAACAGTTTAAAGTGATCGAAACCCTGGTGCACCAGTGCGAAGAAGTGATCAACTGCGGTGACGCCGGGCAGGAGGGGGAACTGATCCAGCGCTGGGTGCTGCTGAAAGCAAAATGCCCGGCCCCGGTGAAACGGCTCTGGATTTCCTCGCTAACGGAAGAGGCTATACGGGAAGGATTCAATAAACTGAAAGATGCGGCGCAGTACGATAACCTTTATGCCGCCGGCAGCGCCCGCGCCATCGGCGACTGGCTGCTGGGCATGAACGCCACCCGCCTGTTCACCAAGAAGTTCGGCGACGGCAAGGCCGTGCTGTCCATCGGCAGGGTGCAAACGCCCACGCTCGCCATGATCGTGGCCCGCCAGAAAGAGATCAACGCCTTCGTGTCGGAAGAATACTGGGAGCTGAAAACCATCTACCGGAAAACGGAGTTCACGGCCACCATCGACCGCATCAAACAGATCGACCGCGCCAACAAAGGGCTGGCGTACCTGAAGGAACATCCCTTCGAGATCACCAGCTTCGAGCGCAAGGAAGGAAAGGAAGGTAACCCGCGCCTGTTCGACCTGACGGCCCTCCAGGTGGAAGCAAATAAAAAATACGCGTTCTCGGCCGACGAAACGCTGAAACATATCCAGAACCTGTACGAAAAAAAACTGGTGACCTACCCCAGGGTAGACACCACGTACCTGTCCGAAGACCTGCATCCGAAAATAGCCGGCATTTTGCAGGACATGACGCCCTACAAGGCGCTCATCGCCCCGCTGCTGCAGCAGCCCATTCCCAAGCTCAAAACCGTGTTCGACGATAAAAAGGTGACGGATCACCACGCCATCATTCCCACCGGTATGTACCCGGAAAACCTGCCGCTCGACGAGAAGCGGGTGTACGACCTGGTGGCCCGCCGTTTTATTGCGGCCTTTTATCCCGAATGTAAAATCGCCAACACCACGGTACTGGGCAAGGTAGGCCAGGTGGAATTCAAAGCCACGGGTAAACAGATACTGGAGCCGGGCTGGAAGGAAGTGTACGCCAACGACGCCCCGGCGCAGAAAGAAGGCGAGGAGGAAGAAGAGAAGGAGAAGATCCTGCCCGTGTTCGAGGTGGGCGAAAGCGGCCCGCACGAGCCGCGCGTCCACAAGGGCAAAACGACGCCGCCCAAACCCTTCACCGAAGCCACTTTACTGCGCGCGATGGAAACCGCCGGCAAGCAGGTGGAGGACGAAGAGATGCGCGAACTGTTGAAAGACAACGGCATCGGCCGCCCGTCTACCCGCGCCAACATCATCGAAACGCTGTTCCGCAGAAAATATATAGAAAAGAAAAAGAAGAACATTTTCGCCACCCAAACCGGCATCGACCTGATCGACACCATCCACAACGAGCTGCTGAAAAGCCCCGAACTGACGGGTAACTGGGAACGCAAGCTGCGCCTCATCGAAAAAGGGGAGTACCAGATGGAAACGTTCAAGCAGGAACTGGTGCAGATGGTGGTGGAGCTCACCCACGAGGTGAAAAACAATGCCGGCAGAACCATTTCCATTGCGGCGGAGAAGCCCGCCGCCCCGGCAAAGGAAGAAAAGGAAAAAGCGCCGAAGAAAACCGTGGAGGAACTGCAATGCCCCAAGTGCAAGACCCGGCTGCTCAAAAAAGGGAACACGGCCTATGGCTGCGCCAATTTCTCGGTATGCGGGTTCAAGGTCCCGTTTGAGGTGTTCGGTAAAAAGCTGAGTGAAAAACAGGTGACCGACCTGGTGACCAAGGGTAAAACCGGCAAGATCAAAGGCCTGAAAGCCGGGGAAGGTGAGGTGGAAGGGAAGCTGGCGCTCGATGGCGGGTTTAATCTCATCGTGGAACAGTAG
- a CDS encoding MBL fold metallo-hydrolase produces MSLFIASLNSGSNGNCYYVGNATEAVLIDAGISCRETERRMQRIGLDMGKVKALFVSHEHIDHIRGVPQLAKKYQLPVYITNTTLRHSGMALTGLPFRALEPVTVGNLEVVPFTKYHDAADPHSFLISCNGVRIGVFTDIGAPCDQLVHHFGKCHAAFLEANYDPHMLDTGRYPIYLKNRIRGGHGHLSNIQALELFNTCRPETLQLLLLAHLSRDNNSPELVHELFTRHANGVEIVVASRYEETKVYEVKAGVVPSSVNMTLRKEVLSVLAPARKVKKRHVPGSIQGMLGFPE; encoded by the coding sequence ATGTCATTATTCATCGCATCACTTAATTCCGGCAGCAACGGAAACTGTTATTACGTAGGCAACGCCACCGAGGCGGTGCTGATCGACGCCGGCATTTCGTGCCGCGAAACGGAGCGCCGCATGCAGCGGATCGGTCTCGATATGGGGAAAGTGAAAGCCCTGTTCGTATCGCACGAGCACATCGACCACATCCGGGGCGTGCCGCAGCTGGCCAAAAAATACCAGCTGCCCGTGTATATCACCAACACCACCCTCCGGCACAGCGGTATGGCGCTGACGGGCCTTCCGTTCAGGGCGCTGGAACCGGTGACGGTCGGCAACCTGGAGGTAGTGCCCTTCACCAAATACCACGATGCGGCCGACCCGCATAGTTTTCTCATCAGTTGTAACGGCGTGCGCATTGGGGTGTTTACGGACATCGGCGCACCCTGCGATCAGCTGGTGCACCATTTCGGGAAATGCCACGCCGCTTTCCTGGAAGCCAATTACGACCCGCATATGCTCGATACCGGCCGGTACCCCATCTACCTGAAAAACCGCATCCGCGGCGGGCACGGCCATCTTTCCAATATCCAGGCGCTGGAACTGTTCAACACCTGCCGGCCGGAGACGCTGCAGTTGCTGCTGCTGGCCCACCTTTCGCGCGACAACAACTCGCCCGAACTGGTGCACGAGCTCTTCACCCGCCACGCGAACGGCGTGGAAATCGTAGTGGCATCGCGGTATGAGGAAACGAAAGTGTATGAAGTGAAAGCGGGTGTGGTTCCTTCCTCCGTTAATATGACGCTGCGCAAGGAAGTACTCTCTGTACTGGCGCCGGCGCGGAAAGTAAAAAAACGGCACGTGCCAGGCAGTATTCAGGGGATGTTGGGATTTCCGGAGTAG
- a CDS encoding HAD domain-containing protein, whose amino-acid sequence MQKYVLLDIDGVMVPASGWKPVELHPDGFYMFNRLAQKNLGRILMETGASVILTTTHRGRYKNDEWREVFRRRFQFAVNVQTIDDVYPKVIARKSFIPQPGTVTCIDSGSKKREHSRFCDVVGWLAMYGENRYVIIDDDTSLDALPAAVKRRWVKTSPAIGLNDEAAEKALTILNEF is encoded by the coding sequence ATGCAGAAGTATGTCTTGTTGGATATCGATGGGGTGATGGTGCCGGCCTCCGGCTGGAAGCCGGTTGAATTGCATCCGGACGGCTTTTATATGTTTAATCGGCTGGCACAGAAAAATCTGGGCAGGATTCTCATGGAAACCGGGGCCAGTGTCATCTTAACGACTACCCACCGGGGCAGATATAAAAATGATGAGTGGAGGGAGGTATTCAGGAGACGCTTTCAGTTTGCCGTCAACGTGCAAACAATTGACGATGTATATCCAAAGGTAATCGCCCGTAAGAGCTTCATACCTCAACCGGGCACGGTGACATGCATCGACTCCGGATCAAAAAAACGGGAGCATTCGAGGTTTTGTGACGTCGTTGGCTGGTTAGCCATGTATGGAGAGAACAGGTACGTCATCATCGATGACGATACTTCGCTGGATGCGTTGCCGGCTGCTGTAAAGCGGCGTTGGGTAAAGACTTCTCCAGCAATCGGGCTGAACGATGAAGCCGCAGAAAAGGCGCTTACAATATTAAATGAGTTTTGA
- a CDS encoding murein L,D-transpeptidase catalytic domain-containing protein, which yields MHIRTAILISIVCLACNDKKPGARKEPRSGPPAVTAPPPLNETRLRKKAVELKRFAATGRYNTRYACFIDFSVFSGRRRFVLYDLQRDSIISRSLVAHGQGPDFRTEAVAFSNEPGSRCSSPGKYAIGAKYSGRFGTAYKLHGLDASNNQAYKRFVVLHGHDCVPSVEVSHGICRSDGCPTLNPAYFSTIQPYLDRSARPMLLWIYR from the coding sequence ATGCACATCAGAACCGCCATCCTGATATCCATCGTATGCCTCGCCTGCAACGACAAAAAACCCGGCGCCCGCAAGGAGCCCCGCAGCGGCCCGCCCGCCGTTACCGCGCCGCCGCCCCTCAACGAAACGCGGCTGCGCAAAAAAGCGGTGGAACTGAAAAGGTTCGCCGCCACCGGCCGCTACAACACACGTTACGCATGTTTCATCGACTTCAGTGTATTTTCCGGCAGGCGCCGCTTTGTGCTGTACGACCTGCAGCGCGACAGCATCATTTCCCGCTCGCTGGTGGCGCATGGCCAGGGGCCGGATTTCCGTACCGAAGCAGTCGCGTTCTCCAATGAGCCCGGCAGCCGCTGCTCGTCGCCCGGCAAATACGCCATCGGCGCCAAATACAGCGGGCGCTTCGGCACCGCTTACAAACTGCACGGGCTCGATGCCAGCAATAACCAGGCGTATAAAAGATTCGTGGTGTTGCACGGGCACGACTGTGTGCCCTCTGTGGAAGTCAGCCACGGCATCTGCCGCAGCGACGGTTGCCCCACGCTCAACCCGGCCTATTTCTCCACCATACAGCCTTACCTCGACAGGAGCGCCAGGCCCATGCTGCTGTGGATTTACAGGTGA